The sequence aacctttttaaaaaatttttttagattccatatatatgtgttagcatatggtatttgtttttctctttctgacttacttcactctgtatgacagactctaggtccatccacctcactacaaataactcaatttcgtttcttttcatggctgagtaatattccattgtctatatgtgccacatcttctttatccattcatctgtcgatggacacttaggttacttccatgtcctggctattgtaaatagagctgtaatgaacattgtggtacatgactctttgaaaaGGATTATTTGTCTCTTTAGTGATTGGGAAGATAATTCTTTCGGGGCCCCAAAAAGTGGTCAGAAAAAGATGCTATGAGAATACCAAGTAGTACTATTATTATTGAGCTGTGTATCCTGTTGGCATGAGTCATCTTGCTGCAAAGACACAGAAGCAATTCCAAGTGTGGCTGAGCATCAGAGACAATTAAAAGGAGGCCAGTGCACTTAGCTGGTGTTGAAGTAGATTTTAGTTGCATTGAAATCTGCCTTTTACTCGTTCAAAAAAACCAAAGCAGgggggcactttttttttttttttttttttttttttttgcagtacgcgggcctctcactgttgtggcctctcccattgcggagcacaggctccggacgcgcaggcccagcggccatggctcacgggcttagttgctccgcggcacgtgggatcctcccggaccagggcacgaacccgtgtctcctgcatcggcaggcggattctcaaccactgcgccaccagggaggcccaggggggcacttttaaaataagtacagcaatgtgattatacaaatagactttcaaaatattaaagCCAGTTTGAATCCAGGGTCTGCCACTTAGTactatgaccttgggcatgtttctttaaacttcatttttccCATCTGTATAATAGCATCTGTAGGGCTACTGTAGGGACTTAAAAACGTACAGGGTTACAAGGACTCAAGAAAGTTAGCTATTATTGTAATTTATAGGAGATAGAAGAAAGTAGAAATTCAGATTGATAAATaagtgaatcttttaaaaaagtaagagaaaaagacaagtttgtattttataaaacattatatgATTCAAGGGGTCTATGAAGAGGCAAACTTGTTTTGTCAAGTCTGAATCCACCCCTATTTCATGAATCTACCGCAACCCATCAAACCTATGATACCTCgcacacacaaaacacaaacagGAAGAACCGTCCCTGTGCTTCAACAGAAACAGCTTTCCATTTTAAAGCCAcctatgcatatttatatatatatatatatttttgtttgtttgaaaaatcTCTTGGATATCCAATAGCTCTTTTAAAACAAAGCTCAGATGctgtgtttctgttgttttaaagagAGAGCAATCAGGGGAGCGCGGATTAGCTCCCTTTGAATCTCCCTGGGGGCTGGGAAGCTTTCAGGCAAAGCCCGGGGGGCaggacgctttttttttttttttttttttttaaatcgatcTCGGAACCTTCTCtccggcggcgggggcggggggtggcgcGGATGGGAGGGGTCTGGCCGCGGGGCGCGGCGCCGCTCACCCATCCCCCCCTAGCGCGCGGCTGGGCGGCCGGTCGGCGTCCGCGGAAGATGCGGAGGGGCGGCGGCGCGGGCCCTACCCAGCCCGGGCGGCGGGGCGGGCGCCGCCCGAGGGGGTAGGGCGCGCGCGGGGGCGCGCCGGGCCGGGGAGGCGCGCTCCGGCCGCGCTCGCTCCGCGCTCCCTCCGCTGGTtcgctcgctcgctccctccTCCCTCGGCAGCCGCGGCGGCAGCAGGagaaggcggcggcggcggctggggATCAGACATGGCGGCGGATCTGAACCTGGAGTGGATCTGCTCCCTGCCCCGCTCCTGGACTTACGGGATCACCCGGGGCGGCCGAGTGTTCTTCATCAAGTAAAGAGCTGGGGACGACGCGGGGGCCCGGAGGGGGCGGGAGGCTGGCGACAGGGGGGAGCGAGCCGGGTCGGTGCCTCTCCGGCCCCCTCGGCTCCTCCCGTGCCCCCACTCACGCCCCGTCTCGGCCCCTTCTCTCACCCCTGCAGCGAGGAGGCGAAGAGCACCACCTGGCTGCACCCCGTCACCGGCGAGGCCGTGGTCACCGGGCACCGGCGGCAGAGCACAGGTAACGCCGAGCCCGGCCGGGCCCGAACGGAGTTGGGTTTCGCCGGGAGGAGGCTGCAGAGCCCTGGCCGCCCACCTCCTGCCGGCAACCTGCCCCGAGCCGCCGTCCCCGGGAGGCGGCAAGGTGGGGCGGAGGCCGGCGGGCGGGGGCGGCCGCAGGTAGAGGGGCCGGGGGACTTGCCTCGAGTCTCTGGAcgcccctctcccccacctttgATCGCCACTAGCCCACGGCGCCCTCTGCCCCATCCCAACCTGCTCTTCCCCCACGCCCCTGGGtggcccactcccctcccccgggAAACCTGGGATCCTGAGTTTTTCCTCCGGCGGCCACTCCTGAGTCCTCCGAGCGCCCCCAGGGCCCCCCACCTCGCCCCCCTTTCAACCTTTAGGAAGTCCTTTCCCACTCCCCTCCTGCAGCCCGGGACCCTGCCTTTCGTCCGCCGGGAGAATGTGTCCacatcctccccctcctccccgggaGCTGCCTCCCTCCTCCTGTGCGGCTTCCTCCTCCGAGGTGGGACTTGTGGGTAGGTGGCtgttgaaggaggaggaggaggaggaggaggagaagaggagttTGGGGGTGCTTCGATCCTCTCCGCGACAGAGCGGCTTGGGAAATCTAGACGCTTTCCCTCGTGTCCCCGGAGGAGCAGCCGGGACTGGGGCAGGCATTTGCAGCTGCAGTTGTTGGCCAGCCAGATTCGAAGTCCCCGGCGGCGGCACTGAGGTCGCACACACGGCCAGGAGGCGGTGGGCGTGCTGGGAGGTGTCCTGCGTGTGGGCACTGGTGCCCTAGTAGGAGAGTGTCGCCGGCGAAGCATATCTTCCTGGTGCCTTGGGTAGCTTGTTTGAATGCTGCATGTGAGTTGAGCTGCAGGAGAGCTGATTGGAGCTTCAGTGCTGGTCTGGCTTTCTTTTGTCATTCTTTGTGTACATTCTCGAAACTTGTTTGTCTTTGAAACGTAACATGTGTTCTCTTCCTGGCCTGCCTCTGTTTCGGGTGATTGGAAAGGCTTGAGAACAGTTTGGGTGGAAGGTGAGGCTGGCTTCAGAAGTCTGTAGAGCTTGCCCTCCGGGATACTTCTCCAACTCTGAGATTTTCTCTTAAAGTTGCCAGGATATTGAACAAGCCTGCCTTCTCTATTAAATTCTGGAGTTCAGCGAAGTGACTAATATCTCTAAATTTGCAAAaaggtggaggaggaaggggaaagctGGTATAGCAAGCATGATGAGGTTACATTTTTAAGGCATTTCTGACTAATACGGCGTCATATTTCTTAACTACCCGATGTCGTCTTTGACTTGAATGTACATTTCAGTGTTTTGCATACGTAAGTCAACTTTGATGGCCTCTTTGCCTTACGGATAGTAACAGGTTTGTGTCACAAGAGATAATATGATATTTAGATTATTTAGCCTAATCGTTTCGTGGAATTATTCCATGATTATTTTGGCTATGTGAAATATAAATCTTTATCCTGTTTACCCCTAAGGATTTGATAACATTCACACCtcagaaaattttattatatgattTCAGGTTAATTTTAGTTTTGAGAGATGATCTTGATTTTTCTCTGGTTTGGTTTACTTTGACCTTGTACACACATCATCGGTTTTTTTATTTCAGAGCGGTATTATGATTAAATCCAAGACACTGGTCGTTTGTAAGTAATATGTAGCACAGAATGGTGCCATCGTTCACCTGCATTATTGCCAGCTTTATTACTTGAAACTTCACATCTCTTGAAGTCAAGTCTGTAGAAACACACATGTACGTATAAGTATGtgatttcagatttctttccCCTTAATTAAGTACTTAGGAAGTTCTTTCTCATCAGTGACACTTCCTGGATGGATTCACTTATGTAGCTCAAAGATAGGGTCTTACATAGACACAACACACCTAGGAAGAAGTGGGTGTTACCTTTTACGCATagtctttttctttggttttggggGAGTTTTTGGCCTACTGTTCAAGGGTACTTACCTAGGATTACAAGGCATCCCTTTGCTTTTTTGGCTGCCAGGGTGTAGTTCCTCTCCACTCTGATCAAAGTGTATAATTACATCAGATAACCTAATATTGTTGATACTTTTCTGGTGGATTTACATTTGAATTGCCATTTTCCCAAAAATGATATTATATCTGAGTTTTATTACCAGTCTAATGCTTTTTGGGGGGGTTAGAAACCTACTTAATAAATGAAAGTAGCTGATCATGAAAAGGAATAATTAAAATGGTTTGAAACTTACTGTGCTGTTCTATTGAAGTAATACTAATGGTGAAATGTATGTTTTTTTAGATTTGCCTACTGGCTGGGAAGAAGCATATACGTTTGAAGGTGCAAGATACTATATAAAGTGAgtttttttaattatgatttttttcccttggtaaTTCAAATGTGATTAACCTTTGGTTGTATGTCTAGGTATGATCATGATTTCTTAAGGTTTTTTGTATTATATTGACTTTATGCTTTATGAGTGTTGGAATTTTGAGGTAAAAGATGACACTCAGTTTTCTTATGTTGTTTGCCTGGACCTTCATTGATTTGGCAGTTAGATCATTTACGGCCACAGTTACATTTTTGGTgcttctgtatatatttttgagTGATAGCGCATTACAGTATTTTGTCTTTAGTAtgttacctttcttttttctttttaagtgaattCTGTTCATGTGTGTTTTGACCAGAACTATTAATAAGTAGCAAAAGTGATGTAAAGCTAGATTACAGTTTGATGGACAATAACAGGACTGAaagtaaaagcaaataaataaggaatatttCACAAACATCTGTTAGAGCATTGTTTGTAATTTGCCTCcgtttatttaaatatatctaagttttaaaaatacatatcgaAATATTTTACTGGTAATTGTGTTTGAATAAAAGACTTTCAGTAGCACTTACAAGGGACAAATGACCAGTCCTAATGTTAAATTAATTCTGtagaatattgaaataattttctgttcaGAATTAACTTGATAGTACTTGGAGACAAAGACAATGTTTGAGGGCAATATTATataggaaaatttttttcaagggAAGATAAAGGTGGTTTTATCTTCGTTTTAAATTAGAAACTGTTTACTTAAgagcttgtttttgttgttttaaaattttttgtttaattttaaggaACTGAGGCTTGAAAGACAATGCTTAAATACAAGATTTGGTTGAGATGTCAatggtttaataataataacaggtaCCTAGCTAAAGGCACCTCTGTTACATTGGGCCCAGTAAGGTATTTTGCTAAGtgccattttaaagatgatgcCATACTTCACTAAATTATAATTACCTATatggttttaacatttttttgaatgatatttacataaaatgttaaGGGATATGTATAGTATTAGCTATGCTTGCTTTTTTGGATGTAGAAATAGAGAAAGCAGAACTAAGATACAGGAATGGAGTATAGTTTCATGATGTGGTCCTTCTCTGGATATGTTTAATTTACATCTTTTATTTGGAGATTGTGCTGTGCATTGTTAGATGGCCTAAAAAATCAAGGCATGAGTAAAGTGCAGAGTCACCAAGTATTTTTTCTAGTGGTTATTTTTATCCTGAATTAAAGTGAGTTTGTATTGCCATGGAAAgggatgcttctttttttttttggacaaagTATTGATATTTCTGAAGAAAGACAGTAATTTTGGtggagttcatttatttttatccagtATAATTTTAACTACTGTGCCTTAAGCCTAGATCTACAGAATAGGAGTAACATTACAATTctcaatattatttaaatgtcagTGAATGTGTACATTCTTAGATGAATGTTTGACAGTACAGAATGTTATTCTGTGTGGGCcaaatatgtatgttttaatttaGAAGTAAGCTGTTAGAAAGActgagttttcttttgttttactagCCGTTTCGATTAGAGTTTCTTTTATGTTGACTTAAACAAATTAGAATCTTATTTGAGTGTCATGCCTAAGTAAGTTTCTCAGGCAAATGAGGACAATATTAAGAACGTGGTAATAATTTTACTTTAACTCaggatacatttttaaactaGTGGGTTTTAATCATGTGGTATTGATAGACAGCAGATCATTGTGTCCAAAAGTagcaataaataatttatattatgaaGGTAATTTGTTCTAAAATTGAGCATGTTTTAGAAATATACACTCATTAAACTTCAAGTAAAATAACCATTGACGAATACATGATTTGCTCAATGTTAGGTgctacttcttttcctttctgggtTATATCAGAAGACTAATTTCTTTTAAGATTAGTTAAATCTCTAATGTGGGCTGTAATTGCCTAGAAATTTTTTACTTACTTGTGTTGTGATGAGCAATTAGGGATGCCTGATCATTCTCATATAATAGAGGCACTACTTTTATCTTAAACTTCACAATTTACAGAGTGCTTTCACATATGTTACCACGTCTGAATCTCATTTTAATCGTGGATGTAGTCAGAAGAATTACTCTTCCCATTGTCACACCACataataaaacaacagaaacatgcCGTTGGAACTTATGGTCTGCAAAGACAGCAAGATGAGAAACAGCAGGAACATGAACTATATTTAGAATGTTCAGAGTAGGAGAAAGGATAGGAGTCTTCAGTAGGAAAGTGATGACTGTTGGTGGATATATTTCTCATTGTTGGTTCTTTTTTAGTTGAAGTAAGGAGTTTACTGCtcaaattataagaaaaacagGTGATATAGTGCGCAGGGTGGATTTTGTTCACAGGGGAAGAGCGAAGATGAAAGGCCAAGAAAAGACACATTGACCATCTTGTTATTCCTAATCCTGCGTTCCTGGGAGGCTCCCAGAGCAAGAACGGAGACTGAAAGAacttgagttgtttctactttaGTTCCCAAGTGAAGTACATTTAACTCTCAAGTTATTTCTCTCCTGAACAAATGTTGGTGTTTGTTCAAAATGGCAGAAGAAGAGTTTATCTTTGCATAGTATTTTGGTATCAATGACCGCATTCCCGTGGGCATTAAGGAGAAGAGCACTCTTGTGGGGAAGAGTTGGAAGACAGGCCTTGACCCTCTAACACGTTGGATGGAGCCCAGTCTTCCCATCTTTAAATTAGGCTGGCTGGAAAAGACAACTTCTCAATTCCAGCCCACTTtcaaatttctttgaattttatactATTCTGGGAATTTACAGTATTCTACAAAATAATGAACTCACAGTGCCAAGAAGAGATAATGTGGGAAATGTGGAAAGTTCCTTAGCTTTCCTATTCCGGTTAACTGTTTAATCTCCCTCATTAAGCTTTGTGCCGATAACCATAGATAAGTCTAAGCGGAGCCAGAGCTGTGTTGTGCTTGCCGCCTTTCTGTtgccacattttgtgttttgtgtaCTTATCTTCCAGGGAGAGCTGTGTGAAAGCAGTTAACAGTGCTATCTAATGTCAGCAGAGGAGCTGATCAGAGTTGTGTTGTATAAATCTGAGCTGGATAATCAGTTTACTTCATAGTTTACTTTATACAGTTTTTGAAATTGGTTCTTTCATGAAAGTCTACAGTTCAGAAACAGAATATGTATTATAGAGAAGGTATTTTACTTTAAATCAGTTTGgccagaaaatattaaaatttgaaaattaattctGTATTGTAAAGATAAATATTTAGCTTTCATTTTTTATGAGAAAAGCTTGCCTTAAGCTAGCCAGcctctgaattattttattacttgtgtgtgtgtaaatacatatacacagagTTTGAATTTGATTATTTCCATATTGCTTTTTAACACTTAATTCATGCTTTTTATCTTTAGGAAGAATGCTGAAAATTGCCAGtgatctttataatttataaagtgtagctttaaatattcaaataactTAGCTTGTAAAGTACAGAAGATAATCTTATATATTTGAAGGTTATAAAACTTTCTGCTTATTCCTTGAAATATTACTTAATGACTCTGTAATGACAGGTCATGGTAGCTTAAAATGGATGTGTCATTGACTATGGCTAATTTAAAGGGCTAAGTAAATCTTAAAACAATGCTCTCCTAATAGTGAGAAACTTTGTTCTAATTATTTAGAGGTCATTGTCTTATGTGGCAGGTTTGGGGATCAAAAAAATGTCTTTGCAGGGTGATAAAGTAGTATGTAAATTTTGTGAGGTTATATTTTCATATTgcttttttcttgatttaaaattttaagttctgAAAATTGAACTTTTTCTTAGATATGCAAATAGAGCAGTGTTTGATTTTTGACTAATGAAGTTTCATTTCAGTATCTGCTATAGTTGGATCTAATGTGTGCTTAGAATTTCAAACTAATCTGCAGTGATGGGAATTCTAGTATGAAATAGCCATTTAAGGTTGCAAGTGAGAGGAAAATCTGTTTCTTCACCGATTATCACAAGTCAAACTATGAGTGAAGACAAGGAACATAGCTGCCACGAGAATGTGAGAATATATTGcaatatatttgatatttaaaattgtttggtACAGGAGTACTATAATATTATAATTAGATATAGCAACACAATGTTTCAGAACAATTCCTGAACATTGTACATCTTTTTCATATTCATAACAGAGTTTTTGGAATAagtaatcctttttaaaaaaatttttaaatttatttatttatttggttgcgctgggtcggcaggcgggctccttagttgtgacatgcgaactcttagttgtggcatgcatgtgggatctagttccctgaccagggatcaaacccaggccccctgcattggcagcatggagtcttaaccactgggcaaccagggaagtcccagaataagTAATCCTTCCATGTGTAAAGCACTTTATGCTGATTCGATAGGTACAGCATAACAATTGAACTATGATTTCAACCTTCAAGGAGTTTGTAGTATAGAGAAAAGCATGCAGTGTATTAAAAAAGGGAGATAGTGTGGGCCCCATGGACTTGGTTAGTGTGAGGCACTTCAACACAGCATTCAGtgaatttaattctcacagtaggccctcattttctttttctccctgccACCACCCCTTTTTCAGGATGAATCTGAAGCTTAACGAGGTTAAGGGCCTGTTGTAGGTCATATAGTTTCACGATGAGTCACTAGCATTCAAATTAAGGTCTCTGGGCTGAAACCCTTCTAGACCTAAAAATACAGGGCAGTATAAACATCCTATAGTATGTGTCCCTCCATAAGTAGGTTGCTTGGGGACAGAAATATCATTTCAGAGAAATAAGTACAGTGGTTAGGTTAGTAGGCCAATCTACAAATAGAAGCTTGTTTCACCCCCCTAAAAACCTGTTGACTAGTATTATTTTAGTAGAACCTTTGGAATTTGGTCCTTCCTTTACATCCACTCAAGAGtgctagacactgttctaggtgtttGGTGATACAACTGAGACCCGGCCTTCCTGGAGCCTACAGTCTAGTAGGAAAAAGACGTTAAAACAAAACATGGAAcaaacatgtaattttaaaatggcgTCTTCCTAAAAGAAAAGCAGAGTGTTTTGTGACAGATTAGGAAAGTTTACCATAAAGAACAGTGTTTCCGTGATAAAATGTGTTTAAGTTCAAGGGTGGGGTGACAGGATTTCCAACTTTAGTGAATTTTATCGTGGGATCTCATTGTCCTTTTTAGCCCCAGGATGGTTGCTCAGGACCACGCCTGCTCAGTGCCTTCTTGTAGTGCCTGCCTATAGCTTAATGCCAGCATCTAGTGAGCCTCTGAGTAAATGGTGTCTGTACTGATACTGCTGGCCTCCACCCTCCAGAGGAGTTAATCGGGATAGAGCAAGAGGAGTCCCCACAACTCAAGTGATTGCATTTGGAGAACCCTTTCTGGATTTCTCAAATGATTTTCCCCTAATGTGGATTAgacctctttctttgttttcttcttattctcAAAGCTGGTGTAGTTTAGGAAGGGGGAAGAAATGGGGAGTAGAGAAAGAATTGGTTGGAAGAGTCAGAGTTGGAGACCTTGAAGACTGGTAGGATGTACACATCCCTGTCTAGGCACCTCTGTCTGCTCTACAAGGACAAGGGGTTTCTCAGCAATTGTGGGCCAATACTCTCTCCTGGgaccttttcatttttctgtagcAGATATGTAGAAGTTGGGGTTAATGGTGAAAATTTACTTGTATAGATGTGTATGCGTAAATTGGAGTTCATATAAAAAATGATGCTGGATGTCCATCAGAGGGTGTCTTAAGAAgtcagaggaggaagaaggagttTACTTAGGTCGGGCTGACGTGGAAAGGCTTGAAGGAAGAGGCAGGAGTTGAGCTAGGCCTTAAGGGCATGGATGGAATTCAGATGGGTTGAGATAGATGACTGATAACATCAATTCACGGGGGTGGGGACATGTATAATATGTGTGATGAGTAGTGGTAACTACCCGCTGTTAAGTGATTAGAAAATGCTAGGATAATGGGAAGTCAGAGGAGGAATACTGTTAGGAGTACAGTTTGTTGTTgtctggtcttttttttctttttctttttcgcggtacgcgggcctctcactgctgtggcctctcccattgcggagcacaggctccggacgcgcaggctcagcggccatggctcacgggctagCATTAATAGCTTAAAGTGAAGGTTTTAAGGGAGATTTTAATATAGGCAGCTTGGTTTAGAAAGGGGCAAACCTGGAATCGAGGAGTCCCGTCCTGGGTCTGTTGCTGTAACCTGGGAGTTAGTTGCTGGAACCAGCTTGGTAGCTGTGGGAATGGAAAGGAAGGAGGCCGTTGATCAAAGATACTGAAGAGGAGTTGACAGGCCTTTGGGAGTCTTGCTGAGCTGGGAGGCTGTCAGAGAAAGAGAGGTCAAAAGTTAcacagcaggggcttccctggtggcgcagtggttgagagtccgcctgccgatgtaggggacgcgggtttgtgccccggtccgggaggatcccacgtgccgcggagcggctgggcccgtgagccacggccgctgagcctgcgcgtccggagcctgtgcttcgcaaccggagaggccacaacggtgagaggcccgcgtaccgcaaaaagaaaaaaaaaaaaagttacacagCAGCCTTTGTGTCTGAGTGGCTACAAGAATGATTGGTACCCTTGACCAGAATAAGGGAATAGGTGGTTGGGGGGAGCTCTCTAGGTGGAGGTGTTAATGATGGTTTGGTTTTTGAGCTGCTTATCTTGAGAGGGCATAGTATTTTAGGTGGCTAATACCTGGCCTTTCCAAGGGACTCCCGACATTATCTTCTGTTCCTCCCTCATGAATAAGAAATACAAaccacctccctgcccccccgCAAAATGCTATCTCAGCTACCTAATTATCTCCAAAGAGTATGTAGATCCAAGCCAGGAATGTCATATTCATCCACCCgataattcattcagcaaacacttactgagtgctGTGTGCCAAGTGCTTTAGGTTTTATGAACGAAACCGACATGGAccttgctctcaaggagcttatagtTAAATTAAGGAGAGAGACAGCAGTATCATAATCACAGATATATAGTCGTAGACTGATAAACGCTATGAAGTATACATCATGCTTTGAGCAGGTGCATTGTGAGGACTTGGCCCAGTGTGGAAGAGGCCTTTCTCACAAACATAAGGAATAAGCCTTCCTCTGAGAGCTCAGCTGCAAAACCCCACAGAGTGATGAGAACAGAGCAGTGCAGAGTCACCTGAAAGATGAATTGATAGCATCTTGGGCTTGAGATTGGACCGTAACCTGAGTGAAAGCGTTGCTATAGCTAAAGAAAGACTTGGGATGGGGTTGGTGTGATGTGGAAATTTAGCAAAAGGAGAACAGCTGCAGCAGAAGTTACTCTCTGCTGTCTATTAGAGAGCAAGGCTAAGCCAATTGATTTTGACTATTATTCCAGTCCCAGTGGCAAAGGTCTTCCAATTACTCAGTCGTTCACTGATACATTTTGTTCCCTTCACTTCTCTTCAATACGTTTTGAACTCATAATTATGTGCCTTAGCAATTAGGTACAATCATTAAACAAAATAGACCAAAAAACTTTACCCTCTGGGGACTGGGATGGTGGAGGAGAGAATAtcagacaaagaaaatataataagttTTATGGTATGTAAGAATATATAGAtgctgtaagaaaaaaattagagcaaGGTATGGAGGATCAGGAGAGGAGTGAAGAGGAATGGGTGTGGGAGAAAAAGACAGTGGAATCAGAGAAGGAAGAGCCGGGCTGTGTGGTGGCCTCCTTGGTTGATATAATTGGCTGTTAACAGAGGGAGATGTGGAGCCGTCGCAGGTCTGAGCAGAGGAGGAGATGCATGGTCTGGCTTCGCCCTTTGAAGGGGTCAGTCTGACTGTTGTGTGAAGGTGAGACTTTGGGGGCCTAGTGGAGCCCTGCCAGTGTAAGTTCTCTCCCTCATCAGATTCtctccttatatttctttttaacacttaACAGGATcatgattaaatatttaattgtgtAACCCCATATTTCTTTTAAGCTGCCAGCGATGATC is a genomic window of Kogia breviceps isolate mKogBre1 chromosome 12, mKogBre1 haplotype 1, whole genome shotgun sequence containing:
- the PLEKHA5 gene encoding pleckstrin homology domain-containing family A member 5 isoform X28 yields the protein MAADLNLEWICSLPRSWTYGITRGGRVFFINEEAKSTTWLHPVTGEAVVTGHRRQSTDLPTGWEEAYTFEGARYYIKYYMVL